A window of Bacillus spongiae contains these coding sequences:
- a CDS encoding ABC transporter transmembrane domain-containing protein: protein MSIFKDLMWFFKQEKKAYIVGIIMLLFVAMFELVPPKVIGFVVDEINRGQFTVGSIWKWSAILAVTAITMYILRFQWRIRIFGSAVKLSRQLRNQLFRHFTEMSSSFYQKRRTGDLMAHATNDLQAIQQTAGAGVLTLVDSLATGGFVIIAMATTISWKLTLIALIPMPFMALLTNYYGSLLHKRFHKAQEAFSSLNDKTQESISGIKVLKTFGQEKEDIESFRDQSEDVVQKNISVARVDSLFDPTIAVIVGVSFFLSVSFGARYVINGELTIGELVSFTTYLGLLIWPMLAFGWLFNIVERGRASYDRVSLLLKETREIKDKENAITSNPVGEISYKLDSFTYPNESEPVLENIHFSVKRGETLGIVGKTGSGKTTLLKLLIREFEGYKGSIKFGEHSLDDYTLEGLRESVGYVPQDHFLFSTTIAENIAFTDPSTPKENIESAASLAHIHEDIKTFTNGYETVVGERGVSLSGGQKQRISIARALLMNPEVLMLDDSLSAVDAKTEESILRSLKENRSGKTTFITSHRLSAIQHANLIIVLQEGKIIERGTHEELMDLHGHYHEMYVRQQLEELVEHGG from the coding sequence ATGAGTATATTTAAAGACTTAATGTGGTTTTTTAAGCAAGAAAAGAAGGCGTATATTGTTGGCATTATTATGCTTTTATTTGTTGCTATGTTTGAGTTAGTTCCACCTAAAGTCATTGGGTTTGTGGTGGATGAAATCAATAGAGGACAATTTACTGTAGGGTCAATATGGAAGTGGAGTGCAATTTTAGCTGTAACAGCCATTACTATGTATATTTTGCGTTTCCAATGGAGAATTCGAATTTTTGGTTCAGCTGTAAAGCTATCACGGCAGTTACGAAATCAATTGTTCCGCCATTTTACCGAAATGTCTTCATCCTTTTACCAAAAAAGGAGAACAGGGGATTTAATGGCACATGCGACAAATGACCTTCAGGCCATTCAACAAACGGCTGGAGCAGGTGTTTTGACGCTTGTGGATTCCTTGGCAACCGGAGGATTTGTCATTATCGCAATGGCGACAACGATTAGTTGGAAGCTTACACTAATCGCTCTTATCCCAATGCCCTTTATGGCTTTATTAACAAATTATTATGGAAGCTTGTTACATAAACGATTCCACAAAGCACAGGAGGCATTTTCTTCATTAAATGATAAAACACAAGAGAGTATAAGTGGGATTAAAGTATTAAAGACGTTTGGACAAGAAAAAGAGGATATTGAATCTTTTCGTGATCAATCGGAGGATGTCGTACAAAAAAATATTTCTGTTGCAAGGGTTGACTCTTTGTTTGATCCAACGATTGCTGTCATTGTAGGGGTATCTTTCTTCTTATCCGTATCGTTTGGTGCTCGTTATGTGATCAACGGTGAATTGACGATTGGAGAGTTAGTATCATTTACAACCTATTTAGGATTATTAATTTGGCCGATGCTTGCTTTTGGGTGGTTATTTAACATTGTTGAGCGAGGCAGAGCTTCCTATGATCGAGTGTCCTTGTTATTAAAAGAAACGAGAGAAATTAAAGATAAAGAAAATGCCATTACATCAAATCCAGTAGGGGAGATTTCGTATAAGCTTGACTCCTTTACTTATCCTAATGAATCCGAACCTGTATTGGAAAATATTCATTTTTCTGTTAAGCGTGGAGAGACGTTGGGGATTGTGGGAAAAACAGGCTCAGGCAAAACGACGTTATTAAAGCTGTTAATTCGAGAGTTTGAAGGTTATAAGGGTTCTATAAAATTTGGCGAACATTCCCTTGATGATTACACATTAGAAGGTTTGCGTGAATCAGTGGGATACGTTCCACAAGATCATTTCTTGTTTTCTACTACAATTGCTGAAAATATTGCCTTTACGGACCCTTCTACACCAAAAGAAAATATTGAATCAGCGGCTTCACTAGCTCATATTCATGAGGATATCAAAACGTTTACAAACGGTTACGAAACAGTCGTTGGTGAGCGGGGGGTATCATTATCGGGTGGACAAAAACAGAGGATATCCATTGCTCGGGCATTACTAATGAATCCTGAAGTCTTGATGCTTGATGACTCATTAAGTGCAGTAGATGCTAAGACGGAGGAGTCTATTTTAAGATCATTAAAGGAGAACCGCTCGGGGAAAACAACGTTTATTACATCGCATCGTCTAAGTGCAATACAGCATGCGAATTTAATTATTGTTCTTCAAGAAGGAAAAATAATTGAGCGTGGTACTCATGAAGAACTAATGGATCTTCATGGTCATTATCACGAGATGTATGTACGTCAGCAACTAGAAGAACTTGTCGAGCATGGAGGTTAA